tgaaaaactttaaatcagCTGTAGATCTCcacctacatacatattaataaacaaacgCAATGTTCACTTACATGATAAATCTACTTTACTAAAATCGTttcttaaatacatttttataaaaactttgattAATGTTATTAAACTTTCAACATAATGTggcacatttttaattaaattaataattagatGTTTAACTTGTATTAAACAGtatattatatacaatacatattatatgtatgtatgtatgtttacaaCTAAATGCAGTTTTATTCAAtgtcgtttaaaaataaaaaaacgtaaaattgtttaaaataaagtaaacagtTATTTGTTTGGTTGTTcgttaatttacaaaaaacaatattgttaaagtttcctcttaattttaactttaaacttaAACTGGAAACTCTCTTAACTCAGCCTCCGTACCCCATGAATCCCTTGTCTATAGACAATGTATTACACATGTTGCATGTGTatgttattatgtatgtatgtgtctgTGTATATTGTTGTTGCCTCGTATTCAATTGATCTTATAtggcattaaaaaaaataacaaaataaataaataaataaactgtaataaaatcatatttaatgaatcattttttttaaatgcaatttgcaacaaagatataaaattatatgtacaacaacaaaagccaCATACAAAAGCACTGACAAACAAGTCATGATCAAGtcgcaacatttaaaaaatgtctaacaaaATTGTCCTTATAATatgtcaaaaatattataacagaCAGAGAGatctgatattttttttttaaattttatttttcaactgctgtacttaatattaatttaaattttataatttaatggagaaaatattttatgaaaatataataaattattagagaatgttttattattatagcGAATGAACGGATAAGATTGTCTCTGAATGTTACACTTGGAAAAAGTTAATAGaccaatttatacttttttgaagCCAAATTTAGATTCAACACAACTCAAGCCTTTAGAAAAGTACACTTCATTCTCTGGGTTCAAAATTTGTTGGTTACGTTAAGGGAatgctttgaaaattttaaaaatatcacgtTCAGCGTTGAAATGAAACtcaaatatcaaacatttttcgATGGACGCAAGTCTAAGTATTGAACCCAAATAAATAACAACCCAAAAACCAAATTTTCGACAAAGCCGAACTAcaaagggcgagtttttctgataaagattaTCTTCATTCTTTgcttaaacctggtttaatatataagttacttagggcgggtttcttactcctcagttaaactaggcttaacttgctgttagattaaactcggaacaaatttaggcggactttaaccgataattgtgtttttataccctacaccactatagtggggagggtattatacgtttgtgctgatgtttgtaacatacaaaaatattggtccaatacccaccttgaagtataccgatcgattcagaatcattttttgagtcgattaagacatgtccgtccgtccgtccgtctgtccggctggctggctgtccatgtaaaatgtttttgagtgaaaacttagcAACACTAACAAacttaactgaacttaaatctaaaactgcaaaaaacaaaatatcggttaaagtccacctaaatttgttccgagtttaatctaacagcaagttaagcctagtttaactgatgagtaagaaacccgcccttaaaagaatataaaatgtttgaaaaacttATAGAAATGTATCTTTACATGATGTAATAAGTAACTTAGTGCATCCAgtatctttaattaaaaaaaaaaatataatactcATGATTTAGAGCGGGTTTCTCAGTTGTCAATCAAATGATTAAcgaatcagattagttaatctaaaaataaattaaacgtgATGTTAATTTCCTTTGATCTGgtccacactagaaaacttttgttaagaaactttttcttaattctcttttgaagtgtTCTTGATGTCCCACacaaagaaacttttgtttcagaaactacgtgttaattgcattgatttgttgttgtacgaacgAAATGAATAAGACCAGGTTCagactaggaaactttttttgggaaacttttgatttttgtgtgtgagagaaagaaatatcatttatctctttctctcacacacaaaatcaaaagtttcgcagtgtgaaccaggtctaacaaaacaaatttccgagtacgagaaactccgtaccgcgagtgAGATGGATGTAAAATctaaagtttcctagtgtggaccagcaGTTtgatgtatctatctatctatctatctatctatctatctatctatctatctatctatctatctatctatctatctatatatctatttatctatctatctatctatctatctatctatctatctatctatctatctatctatctatctatctatctaactatctatctatctatctatctatctatctatctatctatctatctatctatctatctatctattatagagtaaatacaaaaaaatcagcGAATATTTATTCAAAAGGTTCAAtgaaattctttattttcttaacgGATCGTTCCGCCGGACGTATGCACAAATGTTTACCAAATATTGTAAATTCCATATTTCCCAACTTCATACCAAAAACACATTCACTTTTCGGAATCGTACGTAAACAATCATCTTTTCCCAAtaattttagaacattttttgtATCCAATACCACAATACCCGATAGGCCCACAAGCGTTGGGCATTTTGACTGCATAACATACATTTTGGCACCATGTAAATCGGTTTTAACTAACAGCTTACTAAATGCATCATAACCAGCATCATATACTCTTGGTACTTGATCTCCCTCCCGTAAACCCAAATGTTCTTTCATATAACCCTTCCACAAACGATGTAGGGGTAAAGCTTCGTTATATTTCATTTGTCGTGTGGGTAGGGTATGTAATCCTAACTGAGCATATTCTCGTCTATTAAGTGTAGtagatttttgtgtttttcttttacgacttaattgttttttactCTTTGATCCCTGCAGCATTGTAATATGTTCGGGGTTAATGTCGATACAATCACGTCGACTGGGCACTACCATGTTGGTGAGATATTCTTTCAGGGATTGTACTTGATGATCCATTTCTAACgaaaataagaaatatgtatACAATCTTCTTGTTGTTAATTAAATGCTTCAAATGTATACTTACTGGTTTTTTAAAATTAgagctaaaatttaatgtttacaaatagaaaataaacaaataccatgcaattgttttgtttttttttttgtttaaagacaCGTGTTAATGGTTGTAAAAAATGGCATGATAATCTCTTGCCTTTGGTAGTCAGTTAGATTACAacgttttgaaataaaataaaatttaaataatattaagatatttatttaacaaaaaatcgatttttaaaatattcaaatttttttaaagttttgcatttgtacaaatatatattaatgctaatttTAGCGTTACATATTTTAGCGATTTTTTTAGTTAACCACACTTTTTTGCTACAACTATGTGAAGTTAAAACAACTCTGCCAAAAAATGCAACTCTACGTTTTAGGTAAGCCATTTTGTATGCAGAAATCTACACAAGTTTTCTTTTTGCAGATGAAAATTTTCATGTGAAGATTTTCGTTCAACGTTTAAttactattaaaatattaaataattcataaatggcatatgaaaaatacttatttaagtCTAACTATTAATTGTGaatagtgaaaaattaaaaatacttgaGTTAACAcgtataaaaactgttttttccAAAAGCAGCTAAGAGGAAAAGTGGAATTAATTATAACAGGGCACCGGTGAGGTGTGCTCACGCAGAAGAAGaactttgaaagaaaaaaagatagatagatagatagatagatagatagatagatagatagatagatagatagatagatagatagatagatagatagatagatagatagatagatagatagatatatagatagtaaGAAGGTAAGAAGATCAGATATAAGAAGATCGGTAAAGTACGTCTTGCATCGATTtaaaaaaccgagacacttgCATGCTTCTTTCGACACTTGAAATATATTTGTAGTCTAGCGAACATCACACTGAATTCTTATGCCCAGAACATCTAGAGTTTCTGATAACCTAATATTTACACCAGGGTTTAAACAGTTGaggtttaatggtctccaccggGATGTAAAtatttgagtattctatggtcttcACCAATAAAACATCAACTTACTTGGAAGTAAACGCGGTTAATGTAGTCAAAGTATAAATATGAACTGATATACGACCAGACCTGTTTCATTTGGTATTTGTTCCAAAAGTAGTTCTATTTGCAACGTCTGTTCACTAATTTAGTGATAATGTTCAGCAACGATTCTTAAACTGGTTTATgtatcaatgatttttgttcaagAGCGTCATTTTTGTAACATGTTTAGAAAATCAATCCATTCTTCTGCCATTGTTTCATTATTCCCATAGAACGGgaagaactgaactgaaagaaatacatataattattatatgtatatatataatacatataattattatatattaaaaattacatataattttttaataaaaaaaaaaaaaaaaaaaaatacagcttCTTTAGAATTATTCTAGAAATAGTTATTTATAAgtgaattaaaattaacaagtttttcaaaacaaaagaaagacTTATGCCTGTACAGTCAGTTCCGTTTGTtcagtccatttttataaaccTATCCTCCTCAGAATATGTCAAATTTTGGGTTAACtaagcttaacttgctgttagattaaactccgaAGAAATTTTtagcggactttaaccgatgattgtgtttttctgtTATGGATtttaagggcgggttttacagataaagataatctacattatttgtttaaacctagtttaatatatatttcgtgtttttcagttatcagtaaagttacttattatcataGTTTGACTGAGTGTAATTacccaattaaactcaagttataagtgagaaaacacaattaacaaaaacaatgatttcggaataacaaaaacttaaaattttaagtaaattgcaattttctgttttgttttgtttcattaattattgttttaaatgtttatttaacatttttccaaaattttccattttacaaaagtattgtttgcaaaaaacagttgTTCatggtttatgtttttgagtgaaaagttggcaatactaacaaagttaactgagcttaaatttaaaactaaacaagtaggaaagtatagtcgggcatggccgaccatatgataccctacaccatgagtatatttttacaatttttacatttgtaaaatttttattttttgtaaagaaacttttatgttgaatattaccataattccaaaatatttaagccatttattgataaaaaactaaaatttctaaatgaggcNNNNNNNNNNNNNNNNNNNNNNNNNNNNNNNNNNNNNNNNNNNNNNNNNNNNNNNNNNNNNNNNNNNNNNNNNNNNNNNNNNNNNNNNNNNNNNNNNNNNtatctatctatctatctatctatctatctatctatctatctatctatctatctatctatctatctatctatctatctatctatctatctatctatctatctatatgcaCAATGCACTGCATGAAACACAAATGTTTTTGAGAAACTAGCTGTTATGCAtttcaacaataatattttatattgctAAAAGTAATATGCAATGAAAATTGAATACCTCTACTGTATATAATATACACTTACATATCTTTGTAAATAATATGATTATGTATGAATATGGTGTTAATACGTCAGACAATTTGTAATCCAATATGACAATTTTGCTTTAAtagtttttagtgttttttgttaagaaattaacaaagcatataattgttgttttgtttggtattttttttgatataatttaaaacttaattatgcacttttttagcatttatataaatattttaatttttttacaattgttaaaaactttatacgtgttttattgttaaatttattgatataattttatttttatttttattttttcaaaaccaCACGCACAACTATTAACAatctgtttttgtttctttttaattaaccGTTTACCGTTATTGTTTAAAagtaactaaatttttataataatttaccaacgattttataacttttttaacgCCTAACCGAGTTACAAAGTTAACTATAGCCCACTTaagaactttattttatttaaaatattttcttattgattttttttgtttttgtttaatatttatttatttgtttttgtttgctaataaatttaacaaaaataactgtaatttattgtatgttgttgttatgtGGTATctggtttatataaaaataacttttattttaacatattttatgaaCTTGACTTTGAAATTATTacaaagtgaaaaaaagaaacaaaacataacTAAATCTTAGATTTTGTTATGTACTCTCGTAAGTAACATTTGTTTCAGCGTTTTTAATGCAACTAAATCATTTCAGTTTCACAAAGATGAACTGAACTGCGCAACTGTGCACACTGTTTTGTGTGCATTTCGGCTGGTGCAGAGCGTCagcattatacaaaaatatgcaGGGAAGAACTAACTTGAACAGAGATACATAAACACAAAATTGCTTAGATTTTGTTAGAACTATTTTTGAAGCAACTCCATCCTTtatatcgactatagactacgaGGTCAATTTGGCCTCTATACAATGCTTCCAGGGCAAGCTTATTGTTAAGGTTTCGTAGAGAACAGTTAACCATGCTGTTATCAGCCATAATGGACTCGAATCTAATGATAACTGTCATCATGAACAGCAAGGGGAATAACCTACTCACCTCCTTTACTATTGACCATTATTCAATGAAAGTATTGCATCGTTGTTGCTTGGAGGAGTTATGTGGTATAAGCATCAAAAATATCCTAATCTTAGGTAGAGCCTACATTTCTTATCTGAACCAtggactttagacaagactatagaccaaactatagactagaacactgattagactatagactaaaatattgaCTAAATATGAATTgattagactaaagaatagactaaagattaaattattgactaaactatggactagactgaagattagatcatagactagactatatactaaactatagagtagactatagacgagaccatAGGCTAAACTATACAATCGACATTAAACTACACAAtatactacactacagactagatcgtagactagactttagattagactttagactagactatagactagactatggactagactatggactagaccatagactagaccatggactagaccatagataagactatagactagactaaagacaagactatagacttgagtatagagtagaatatacaccaaactatagactagactatagactagactatagactagactatagactagactatagactagactatagactagactatagactagactatagactagactatagactagactatagactagactatagactatactatagactagactatagactagactatagactatactatagactatactatagactagactatagactaaactatagactagactatagaatagactaaactatagactacactgtaaactatattattgactaaaatatggactagactatagactaaattgcagactagactatactacagacaaACAGACTTTGGTTTGCACTCTTGCAAAACTAGTTTTTGCATTAAAGTAATTTCCGGAAATAATCcctattttaaataatacgtTCTTTATATTGGACACACATGCacgtatatataatttttacaaatgtgcaacattgttattataaataaaacaaaaaaataataaaatcacaaTTTCGTGAATCATAGTTTTCATTTTTGCAAACAAGTTGCAAGTATAACTTCGCTTTTAGCTCAACAAAAACGCACACACAACACAATAAGCTTAAAGCAAAATTACGCtcaaaatttcttttggaaTAAAGCTcaatttggaaatatttaaacaaatacaaaaatatgaaaaactggGTCAAGGTTCTTGACTTtcctatataaaaatttatttattttattgaaaaaaatattgttttattttagagtCTTAGTGGATAACGCAAGTGAGTAGATAtatagagaagaaaaaaagtaatttcgTAAATAAGTACTCAGGAAACGAtctataaagttattttaaaccAATTAGAAAGTGTATctcagtattataaaaatgaatttcaaaagtTTAGTAATTTTTAATCTATAAAATGAAGTGTTTgcaaaatacaataacaattttcaaaattttaattagaaatttttgaaattcctttaaattctgaaatacaaacaaaaggTTTAGAAATTATTGGGAAATACTTACATTTAAGAAATCTCTAAGCCAAACAACATCTGGTTTGGGATCACCCACAACTTCACAGAATATAATGACTGTATCACCTTCATAAGCTTCACTAGAACGTGGCTTAACCAAAAACAAAGGTTCTTTGGAATAActggaaagaaaacaaaaccaaaatgaaTACAATTAAGTCAACAATATAAAAGTTTGAAATACTTACGGCATATCATTTGTGAATATAGCTGGAACACTTCTTGTGATTTGTTTGCTAACATCTTCCTCCTCCAATTGTTCTATACACACACGGCACATACTCTCCTGTTTACCCACAGCATTTGAAGCTACACATGTATAAATACCAGCATCGCGTATAGTAGTTTCGGATATGATCAATTCCACTAAACCATTTGCATCTAAGGAGACGGCCAATCTTCGACTAGGACGTAATTTTACACCATTACGATGCCATGATACACCGACTGCAGGATAAGCTTCAACTTTGGCAGTTAAACGTAATTCTTGACCTTCTTGTACTATATAGAGAGGATCGAGTGGCATATAGAATTCGGGCGATATATAGGCCCGTATACCCTTATCCACCACCAAAGAACAATGGCAGGACACCGAACCCAATTCATTTTTAGCTGTACAGGTATAAATACCACTGTCACTAAGCTGAGCACTAGCCAATTCCAATGTAAAGAATTGATTTTCTTCCGTAATAAGACAACGTCTATTGGACTGTAAAAGCTCATCATCTTTGTACCAGGTTATTTCAGGCTGAGGATGTCCCACTACTTGGCAGGTCAAACGTACTGGATAGGTGACCTGAACACGTCTATCTCTGAGACGCATGGTAAAAATGGGTAAAGTATCTCCTATGGCAGCTAAATTATTCTGACGAACAATTTCCTTAAGGCGATTATCGGCCTCAAATAGTTTAGGATCGGAGACAACTTGTAGACGAGCAAATGTAGATACTCTACCTTTAGAGTTTGTTGCCTCACAGGTGTAACGTCCAGCATCAGTTTCGGTTACCTGCTTAATGGTCAAAGTACAGGTGGATCCTATTTTGCGTGTTTTAACACGTTCACTTTCCACATTACTACTTATGCGTAAGCCGTCCTTATACCAGACAATATCTGGACGAGGGGTGCCACGTACTACAGCCTCCAAAACGAATTCCTTGTTTAGTAAAGCCTTAACTTGACCGGGCAAAATCACCGTAAACTCAGGCAAACATTCAACTCCACCCACTTGCAAGGGGGCCGAAGTCTGAACCGAAGGACCCCAACCATAAcgatttttgggtgttacacgGAAATGATATTCTACATTTGATTTCAGATTGAAAGCATCAAAGGAGTTAATGGGAGTAAGACCAAGTTCTTTCCACATGGCACCACCATCATGGCCCACCACCCAAGCATCTACACGATAGGCTATAACAGGAGCAGAATTATTGGTGGGCGGTTTGCCCCAAGACAAACTAATGTGTGTTGGACCAGAATCTATAAGCAGAGGTTCTGTTGAAATGGCAGCCGGCGGatctaataaaacaaacaatctTCTTTAGAGATCTTTTATTTctattcatatttatttctattcatatttatttgcaatacttatttattaaggagacaaaataaaactctttttcaattttttatcttttccccg
The window above is part of the Lucilia cuprina isolate Lc7/37 chromosome 6, ASM2204524v1, whole genome shotgun sequence genome. Proteins encoded here:
- the LOC111688765 gene encoding ribonuclease P protein subunit p29, yielding MDHQVQSLKEYLTNMVVPSRRDCIDINPEHITMLQGSKSKKQLSRKRKTQKSTTLNRREYAQLGLHTLPTRQMKYNEALPLHRLWKGYMKEHLGLREGDQVPRVYDAGYDAFSKLLVKTDLHGAKMYVMQSKCPTLVGLSGIVVLDTKNVLKLLGKDDCLRTIPKSECVFGMKLGNMEFTIFGKHLCIRPAERSVKKIKNFIEPFE